The Zingiber officinale cultivar Zhangliang chromosome 2A, Zo_v1.1, whole genome shotgun sequence genomic sequence aaagaaatcttaatatatatataatacaattCCTATtttgtaaaaaagaaaaatattattaaCAGAATACCAATCTTAAAAATTCTAAACTatctcaaaatataaaaatatgaaaaagatagaaatgataaaaaaaaaaataatcaaaactatcataagataaaaattatcaaaaataataataaacatgtTTCAGAAATATCCCTTAAAACTTTATACACATCATCCATAGAAGCTCACAAGGTATTTCTTAGAAATCTTTTTAAAGTATATTTGATCATGTCGTGATTTTCGATAGACTATCCAATTGAGTATAGGCCGTTGAGTAAATTTTCGATCTAACCATGAAGTTGACTCATAAATTCTCAgtcctatattttaatattatatgatttatttaaaaataaatctcttttaCATATTTTAGTATTGAGCGTCCTATGTGAAAGCCCGATGAGTTTATCTCAAAGGTCTTTTGTGTCGTTGATAATTCGGATGCCATTttcataaaatttattatttatatttttttaatatatatatatatattaaaaaatataactaataaattttatcaaaaaaaataaaattttctctgcATATTATCCTGCCTTATCCGTATGCATAGTatagaaaacaaaagaaagacaGCAAGATAACTAACTCCACGTAACTTTGTCAAATTTCCATGGTCGAAAGGATAAAAGCCTGTCTTTGGTTGGTTGCGAAGCCAGGATTTGCAGAGCACACATGTCAGTCGCGGGGGCAAAGGACGTTTGATtcctaaaatttctttttattaatggCTCATCTCCATAATATTTCATGGCGGAAGATTCATCCAAACCGTTGCTTCTTTATCATGGAAACCTGCTAGCCTACCTATCTATCTGTTAGATACATGTGCACAGAAAACATCCACCGGCGCAACCTTTCCAAGAGACAAATAAAGCCAAATGACGCCAAATCAAGCTGGGGCCTACTTGCCTTCTCTCAACCACGTAGCTTTTTTTTATCCTTCCAAATAACATTATTCTATGTATACTATGTATGCAGTATATATGCACAGAGAAATGCAGCCACATGAACTGGTGGTGCTCCCTTATTTGTAGCTCGGATTAACTAGAATTCCAatggaaaaaaaatgatgataattGCGTCTTCCCTTCGTGGGATGATGGTTCCTCCCTCGGTTTCCTGCTGATTCCAAATCGCTTGAACGGGCAGCGAGAAATTGTTgatgcatgaattaaggagatTCCCGATAAGAACTCTTCATGCTTGTTCGAGTAGGATTCCTCGTCGCTGCCACTGCTGCAGCCTTTGCAGTTAAGCAGGCAAACAGCTCCAAACCCCCTCGATTAAAACCTCCAGGTATCATTGTTAATTTGTCGATCATCATCTTTCATCAGatggatagatagatagataggtaTCTGTAAAAGCAGATCAATTGTGAATGAATCAGGGGATGACGAGGCAAAGCTGGATTTTGATTCTACTGAAAGGAAGATTACGGTATATGCGTTAGATTTTCTTTCTCTGTTTTTGCTCACCGATACTTGGGAGATTACATCGATCTCTTTCTGAAATTGATTAACaggatgaggaggaagaagaggtgaaGAGAATCAGCAGCGTGATAAGCTCAATCCAGAGCAAGctgatggaggaggaggaggaggaggaggatgagttTCTGCCGGAATTCGAAGATCTCTTCTCCGGCGAGGTTGAGCTGCAGCTGTCGAGTACAGATAAGTTCGCCGTTGTAAAAGAGGATCCGTACTATGAGATGGAGCTGGAGAGGCTCCGGAAGCAGCTGAAGGAACTGGAGGAGCGAGAGGTGAAGCTGGAAGGAGAGTTGCTAGAGTACTACGGCCTGAAAGAACAGGAATCCGACGTGGCGGAGCTGCAGAAGCAGGTCAAGATGAAGGCGATGGAAATCGACAAGCTCAAGATGACGGTGAGTTCGTTGGAGGAGGAGAAAAGGATTCTGGAGGAGCAGGTAGCGAGGGGGGCGGGAGCGAGGAAGGAGGTGGAGGCGGCTAGGAATAAGATTAAGGAGCTGCAGCGGCAGATGCAGGATGAGGCACGGCAGACGAAGGGCCACCTGCTGCTGCTGAAGCAGCAGGTGACGGCGCTTcaggccaaggaggaggaggcggcgaagaAGGAGGCGGAGgtggagaggaagatgaaggcggCGAAGGagctggaggtggaggtggtggAGTTGAGGAGGAATTGCAAGGAGCTGCAGCACGAGAAGAGGGAGCTGATGGTGAAGCTCGATGAGGCGGAGGCGAGAGCCGCAGCTCTCGCCAACATGACGGAGGTGCGTTCTCTTTTATCCATTAACAACCTGCAAATCTGGTACGAACATGGAGAACTTGTCTTCTTCCTTACAGACAGAGATGGTGGCGAGGGCGAGGGAGGAGATCAACAAGCTGCGGCACGCCAACGAGGACCTCACCAAGCAAGTGGAAGGCTTGCAAATGAACCGCTTCGGCGAGGTGGAGGAGCTGGTCTACCTGCGCTGGGTCAACGCCTGCCTCCGCTACGAGCTCCGCGACTACCAGACCCCCTCCGGCAAGCTATCAGCCCGCGACCTCAACAAGAGCCTCAGCCCCAAGTCCCAGGCGAAGGCCAAGCGCCTCCTCCAGGACTACGCCGGCTCGGAGCGCGGCCAGGGCGACACCGACATGGAGAGCAACGTCTCCTCCATGCCCTCATCGCCGGGCAGTGAGGACTTCGACAACGCCTCCATTGACAGCTTCTCCAGTCGCCTCAGCTCCGTCAGCAAGAAGCAGGGTCTCATCCAGAAGCTCAAGCGCTGGGGCAGCGGCAGCAGAAGCGGCCGGGACGAGGCCGGCATCCTCATCTCGTCACCAATAAGCGAGCGCTCGGCGACGCCGCGCTCCTCCCGCCCGAGGGGGCCTCTCGAGTCTCTCATGCTGAGGAATGCTAGCGACGGGGTCGCCATCACCACCTACGGGAAACAGGATCCCAGTGCCGAAGACGAGCAGTTGAACGGCGTCGCGGCCTCGTTCCAGTTGATGTCCAAGTCAGTTGAGGGCGTGGCGGACGAGAAGTACCCGGCCTTCAAGGACCGCCACAAGCTGGCGATGGAGAGGGAGAAGCAGATCAAGGAGAAGGCAGAGAAAGCCAGAGCCGAAAGATTCGGCAACAATGCGCTCAACTCTTATCTCGATTCCAGATCCAAGCCATCAGTTGTTTTGCCTGCGAAACTAACTCAAATCAAGGAGAGGCAAACAACCCAGGCCGCTTCTACAGACTCCGGCGAGCAACCCGGCGATGCCAAGGCGGAGAGCCCAGTGGTGAGCAAGATGCAATTGGCACAGATTGAGAAGAGGACTCCGAGGGTTGCTCGGCCGCCTCCCAAGCCATCTGGTGGAGGCGCTGCTCCGACCTCCCCCGCCACTTCAATAAGTGCTCTCCCACCACCTCCGCCGCCACCCCCTGGCGCGCCGCCTCCGCCACCACCTCCCTCGGGCGGCCCTCCGCGGCCGCCTCCCCCTCCCGGCGCTCTAACAAAAACGCCTACCGGCGAAAAAGTGCATCGCGCGCCTGAGCTAGTGGAGCTCTATCAGTCCCTCATGAAACGCGAAGCGAAGATGAAGGACACGCCCTCGATCCTCTCCACTGCGTCCAATGTAGCCGATGCTAGAAGCAACATGCTGGGCGAGATCGCCAACCGATCTACCTTCCTCTTAGCAGTAAGCACTCAAGAACACCTTTACTGCTTACATCTATGCAACGATCGATCTGTCGTCGTTGCTTAAATCAGAGATGAAATTGGTCGCCTAATTAACATAATGCAGGTTAAAGCCGACGTCGAGACCCAAGGCGAGTTTGTGGAATCCTTAGCCGCGGAGGTTCGAGCAGCAAGATTCACAAACGTCGAAGATCTCGTTTCTTTTGTCAACTGGCTAGACGAAGAACTCTCCTTCTTGGTACtgcatcaattaaattaaattaaataaaacttgCGTGTCCAAGATCACATATATTTGCCTCTGTAGGTGGATGAGAGGGCTGTTCTGAAGCACTTCGATTGGCCCGAGGGTAAAGCTGATGCCATGAGGGAAGCAGCTTTCGAGTAC encodes the following:
- the LOC122042414 gene encoding protein CHUP1, chloroplastic-like produces the protein MLVRVGFLVAATAAAFAVKQANSSKPPRLKPPGDDEAKLDFDSTERKITDEEEEEVKRISSVISSIQSKLMEEEEEEEDEFLPEFEDLFSGEVELQLSSTDKFAVVKEDPYYEMELERLRKQLKELEEREVKLEGELLEYYGLKEQESDVAELQKQVKMKAMEIDKLKMTVSSLEEEKRILEEQVARGAGARKEVEAARNKIKELQRQMQDEARQTKGHLLLLKQQVTALQAKEEEAAKKEAEVERKMKAAKELEVEVVELRRNCKELQHEKRELMVKLDEAEARAAALANMTETEMVARAREEINKLRHANEDLTKQVEGLQMNRFGEVEELVYLRWVNACLRYELRDYQTPSGKLSARDLNKSLSPKSQAKAKRLLQDYAGSERGQGDTDMESNVSSMPSSPGSEDFDNASIDSFSSRLSSVSKKQGLIQKLKRWGSGSRSGRDEAGILISSPISERSATPRSSRPRGPLESLMLRNASDGVAITTYGKQDPSAEDEQLNGVAASFQLMSKSVEGVADEKYPAFKDRHKLAMEREKQIKEKAEKARAERFGNNALNSYLDSRSKPSVVLPAKLTQIKERQTTQAASTDSGEQPGDAKAESPVVSKMQLAQIEKRTPRVARPPPKPSGGGAAPTSPATSISALPPPPPPPPGAPPPPPPPSGGPPRPPPPPGALTKTPTGEKVHRAPELVELYQSLMKREAKMKDTPSILSTASNVADARSNMLGEIANRSTFLLAVKADVETQGEFVESLAAEVRAARFTNVEDLVSFVNWLDEELSFLVDERAVLKHFDWPEGKADAMREAAFEYQDLMKLEKRVSSFEDDPKLPCEAALKKMYSLLEKMEQSVYALLRTRDMAIARYREFGIPTDWLLDSGVVGKIKLASVQLARKYMKRVSSELDALGGSEKEPTREFLLLQGVRFAFRVHQFAGGFDAESMRAFEELRSRVNKKTTAAEASEA